One region of Chlorobiota bacterium genomic DNA includes:
- a CDS encoding ROK family protein, producing the protein MTMKILSIDIGGSGIKGAVLGESGEMLTERVRIETPQPCTPDALLETVANLVQSLPEFTHVSVGFPGVVRGGVIRTAANLDPSLVGLNLVTAFQLLLGFPTRAANDADVQGLAAIQGKGVEMVITLGTGFGTSLFEDGRLGPHLELAHHPFRKGETYEQQLGNAARKEAGNSKWNSRIEIAIAALRTLTHFDHLYLGGGNAKKVTLELPPDVSIISNVEGIRGGHWLWHERSPME; encoded by the coding sequence ATGACCATGAAGATTTTATCCATTGACATTGGCGGAAGCGGAATCAAAGGGGCGGTGCTGGGCGAATCGGGGGAGATGCTGACCGAGCGCGTCCGCATCGAAACACCGCAACCATGCACCCCCGACGCGTTGTTGGAAACCGTTGCCAACTTGGTGCAATCGCTGCCGGAGTTCACCCACGTTTCTGTTGGCTTCCCCGGGGTGGTGCGCGGCGGGGTGATCCGCACCGCCGCAAACTTGGACCCCTCGTTGGTTGGGCTGAATCTGGTGACGGCCTTCCAACTGCTGCTGGGCTTCCCAACCCGGGCCGCTAACGATGCCGACGTCCAAGGGCTGGCGGCGATTCAGGGGAAAGGGGTGGAGATGGTGATAACGCTGGGAACCGGCTTCGGAACATCGCTGTTTGAAGATGGGCGATTGGGGCCGCATCTGGAGCTTGCCCACCACCCGTTCCGGAAAGGGGAAACCTACGAACAACAGCTTGGGAACGCTGCCCGCAAAGAAGCGGGAAACAGCAAGTGGAACAGCCGAATAGAAATCGCGATTGCCGCGCTCCGCACGCTAACGCACTTCGACCATCTCTATCTTGGCGGCGGCAATGCCAAGAAAGTGACGCTGGAACTTCCCCCCGATGTCTCCATCATCTCCAACGTGGAAGGAATTCGCGGCGGGCATTGGTTGTGGCATGAACGAAGCCCGATGGAGTAG
- a CDS encoding helix-turn-helix domain-containing protein — MATRTQNTIPAYDLPRGDDLDLPFRFVALNRSQHSYDFTAPHRHNYYEVFFFEHGGGEHDIDFTTFPIRDNSLHFVTPGQVHQVRRLPGSGGGVLLFTTDFYSLNLYNRDLLQALPFLTGSHPQPVLNMTHEESMEAMLLIGMIREEFRLAATHREEVIRSYLNILLLKSQRLFEQRSDIAAATPTATKQLLRSLRLLVDAHFHAVHSAGAYARMLNVTLNHLNNITKELTGRTVSELIQERILLEAKRLLAHSSLSVKEIAYHLGFDDPSYFTRFFRLRQQLTPAEFRSGFE, encoded by the coding sequence ATGGCAACACGTACACAGAACACCATCCCGGCGTATGACCTTCCCCGTGGTGATGACCTTGACCTCCCCTTCCGGTTCGTGGCCCTGAATCGCAGCCAACACAGCTACGACTTCACCGCGCCGCATCGGCATAACTACTACGAAGTCTTCTTTTTTGAGCATGGCGGCGGGGAGCATGACATTGATTTCACCACGTTCCCAATCCGCGACAACTCCCTCCATTTTGTCACGCCGGGGCAAGTCCATCAGGTGCGCCGGCTTCCTGGCTCGGGGGGTGGGGTGCTGCTGTTCACCACCGATTTCTACAGCCTTAATCTGTACAACCGCGACCTGCTGCAGGCGCTTCCGTTCCTAACCGGAAGCCACCCCCAGCCGGTGCTGAACATGACCCACGAAGAAAGCATGGAAGCGATGCTGTTGATTGGAATGATCCGCGAGGAGTTCCGGCTGGCCGCAACCCACCGCGAGGAGGTGATCCGAAGCTATCTGAACATCTTGCTGCTGAAGTCGCAGCGGTTATTCGAACAGCGGAGCGATATTGCCGCCGCAACCCCAACGGCCACCAAGCAGTTGCTCCGCTCGTTGCGGTTGCTGGTGGATGCGCACTTCCATGCGGTCCATTCCGCCGGGGCCTACGCCCGGATGCTGAACGTGACGCTGAACCATCTGAACAACATCACGAAGGAGCTAACGGGCCGCACCGTTAGCGAGCTTATCCAGGAAAGAATTCTTCTGGAGGCCAAACGATTGCTGGCCCATTCTTCGTTAAGCGTGAAGGAGATCGCGTACCATTTGGGATTCGACGATCCTTCCTACTTCACCCGCTTTTTCCGGCTGCGGCAACAGCTGACCCCAGCGGAGTTCCGATCCGGGTTTGAATAA
- a CDS encoding AAA family ATPase, translating to MQALVDFLNHGTLPMIGRHDVIYQIMHTVDNAPESGGLHTLLLIGEAGVGKSRVVEGVREPMEQAGGLVVAARILPEATLSLAPALARSLEGSETAQTLLRQEVAATIGDVIAALRRLSRLRPMLVVIEDTHLLEGDGVRQLGLLLEGLADETLTILCSTRPSTNSIGTLLERYPFRQIDLRGLSPVEIGELWSRLFGTTPTPAITDALARLTTGNPLALRSGLRGAVTAGLIAQTAGSGQYLLDSDDATFIAHIERSSKRIGEGMAAHLLPEERAAAERLAWLGEAFARESAAELLRGMPHAESALERLLFRGIVQPHPMPATPLPGIHSEGNDFPASSHPLLSFTHTLLHRYFLDNSNPDLAQLCGVIASDLPLYSYLLVDTIGERIAQLALPESTALALLGRIRKMAAGALEISDLATTRRMVGHSLKLLERFGAGKQSEEWQAEQVQALIMQYVMARADTDAERCTTLCAQLDALTAAPATEHHATLRIAALMRMMAQYPQQRPTYLQEAIELSKRFPPIRGARFFLLFLANVALRASNEGQHEEIRLVEQEFQQARQLPIGKKQMEMLWGYIGPPLLRVFDTHDELQERRTLLADLQSRRGWNILQRESLAKHSIAFHDAIGEPDTALRVLEHWGEVIREHDGVSAHYGSQIVRIHVLAALGAPLAQLQESTDAMLAGSPANHQRILRHFIGASLATIGLLRGEPAWGLAMLEQSPEGRTILLPSTELGVRLASGTATLPTPAERADRPEVARDLALLLDLLAKPTSPGSILEAARRLLARPLLRIEDLTLLQTVIQLLEWKAGNQVMEEVMEGLRADLRRVVTQGLAWLQQQRIAAYMPPLIALAQKVLPAKEVKAWRGKCAGIQRERDAQLRAMKGDGRIAVTMVGVIAVQLPGQEPKKITGARARTVLGLMVAAQLADRPLTHRDFCAIATGEADPERARNVVYVRLHDLRELIGPDAILTEPELAPRLNPATVRVDLLEAHQHLVQAKNLLRGGALYRVVPALLRAQGLLRGKVPFPGLYEEMFEAAREEIESMMRETTLRTARALLREKDTENATRLLSNSLAAMPEDEEISELLQQGLSEQGKRTEAERVRMTAAEME from the coding sequence ATGCAAGCTCTTGTTGATTTTCTGAACCACGGCACGCTGCCGATGATTGGCCGCCATGACGTTATCTACCAGATTATGCACACGGTGGATAACGCCCCCGAAAGCGGTGGGCTGCACACGCTTCTGCTAATTGGCGAAGCGGGGGTTGGGAAAAGTAGAGTTGTGGAAGGGGTTCGCGAGCCAATGGAGCAAGCCGGGGGGCTGGTGGTGGCCGCACGCATTTTGCCGGAAGCAACGCTATCGCTTGCCCCGGCGCTTGCACGCTCGCTGGAAGGTTCGGAAACTGCGCAAACACTGCTGCGCCAGGAAGTTGCCGCCACGATTGGGGATGTAATTGCCGCGCTGCGCCGGTTATCGCGGCTGCGGCCAATGCTGGTGGTGATCGAGGACACCCACCTGCTGGAAGGGGATGGAGTTCGCCAACTTGGGCTGTTGCTGGAAGGCTTGGCCGACGAAACCCTGACGATACTCTGCTCCACCCGCCCCTCCACTAACTCCATCGGCACGTTGCTGGAGCGGTATCCATTCCGGCAGATTGACCTGCGGGGGCTTTCCCCTGTGGAAATCGGCGAACTGTGGTCGCGATTGTTCGGCACCACCCCCACCCCAGCAATCACCGACGCACTTGCCCGGCTGACGACCGGGAACCCGCTTGCGCTGCGGTCGGGGCTTCGCGGGGCGGTGACGGCTGGGCTGATTGCCCAAACCGCTGGATCGGGCCAATACCTGCTGGATTCCGATGATGCCACGTTTATCGCCCACATTGAACGAAGCTCCAAACGAATCGGCGAAGGGATGGCCGCCCACCTTCTTCCGGAGGAACGCGCCGCCGCCGAACGCCTTGCATGGCTGGGGGAAGCGTTCGCACGCGAATCCGCCGCCGAACTGCTGCGCGGGATGCCGCACGCGGAATCGGCACTGGAACGATTGCTCTTCCGGGGAATCGTGCAGCCCCACCCAATGCCCGCCACACCGCTGCCGGGGATCCATTCCGAAGGGAACGATTTTCCGGCAAGCTCCCACCCCTTGCTGTCGTTCACCCATACCCTTCTGCACCGCTATTTCTTGGACAACTCCAACCCCGACCTTGCCCAACTCTGCGGGGTGATTGCCAGCGACCTTCCACTTTACTCCTACCTGCTTGTTGACACCATCGGCGAACGAATCGCCCAGCTTGCCTTGCCGGAATCAACCGCGCTGGCACTGCTTGGGCGGATACGAAAAATGGCGGCCGGCGCGTTGGAGATCAGCGACCTGGCAACAACCCGGCGGATGGTGGGCCATTCCCTGAAGTTGCTTGAACGATTCGGCGCGGGGAAGCAAAGCGAGGAATGGCAGGCGGAGCAGGTTCAAGCCCTGATTATGCAGTACGTGATGGCACGGGCCGACACCGATGCCGAGCGTTGCACCACGCTTTGCGCCCAGTTGGATGCGCTGACCGCCGCGCCAGCAACCGAACACCACGCCACGCTCCGCATTGCCGCGTTGATGAGAATGATGGCGCAATACCCGCAGCAGCGGCCCACCTACTTGCAGGAAGCAATCGAGCTTTCCAAGCGTTTCCCGCCGATTCGAGGGGCACGGTTCTTCCTCCTTTTTCTTGCCAACGTGGCCTTGCGGGCCAGCAACGAAGGGCAGCACGAAGAGATTCGGTTGGTGGAGCAGGAGTTCCAGCAGGCACGCCAACTTCCAATAGGGAAGAAGCAGATGGAGATGCTGTGGGGATATATCGGCCCGCCGTTGCTGCGGGTGTTCGACACCCACGACGAGCTACAGGAACGCCGCACGCTCCTTGCCGATTTGCAAAGCCGCCGCGGGTGGAACATCCTTCAGCGGGAAAGCCTTGCCAAGCACTCCATTGCTTTCCATGATGCAATCGGCGAGCCGGACACGGCCTTGCGGGTGTTGGAACATTGGGGTGAGGTTATCCGCGAGCATGATGGAGTATCGGCCCACTACGGCTCGCAAATTGTTCGCATCCACGTTCTTGCCGCGCTTGGCGCACCGCTGGCGCAGCTGCAGGAATCCACCGATGCGATGCTGGCCGGCAGCCCCGCCAATCACCAACGGATCCTTCGCCATTTTATCGGAGCATCGCTTGCCACCATTGGGCTGCTGCGTGGCGAACCGGCGTGGGGGCTGGCGATGTTGGAGCAGTCTCCAGAAGGGCGAACGATCCTGCTTCCTTCCACCGAGCTTGGCGTGCGGTTGGCATCGGGAACCGCCACGCTCCCCACCCCCGCCGAACGTGCCGACCGCCCCGAGGTTGCCCGCGACCTTGCGCTGCTTCTTGACCTGCTTGCCAAACCAACTTCCCCGGGATCAATTCTTGAAGCCGCGCGGCGATTGCTTGCCCGGCCATTGCTCCGCATTGAGGACCTGACACTGCTGCAAACCGTGATCCAGCTGCTGGAGTGGAAGGCCGGGAATCAGGTGATGGAGGAGGTGATGGAAGGATTGCGGGCCGATCTGCGCCGCGTGGTGACGCAGGGGCTTGCATGGCTGCAGCAACAACGAATCGCCGCGTACATGCCGCCGCTGATTGCGCTGGCCCAGAAAGTGCTTCCGGCAAAAGAGGTGAAAGCGTGGCGGGGGAAATGCGCAGGAATCCAGCGCGAGCGCGACGCGCAGTTGCGGGCAATGAAAGGGGATGGGCGCATCGCCGTCACGATGGTGGGGGTGATTGCCGTGCAACTCCCCGGCCAGGAGCCAAAGAAGATCACCGGGGCGCGGGCGCGCACGGTGCTGGGGCTGATGGTTGCCGCCCAGCTTGCGGACCGCCCCCTTACCCACCGCGATTTCTGCGCCATTGCCACCGGCGAAGCGGACCCCGAACGCGCCCGCAACGTGGTGTACGTCCGGCTGCACGACCTGCGTGAGCTAATCGGCCCAGATGCAATCCTTACCGAGCCAGAGCTTGCCCCCAGGCTGAACCCCGCCACCGTTCGGGTTGATTTGTTGGAGGCGCACCAGCATCTGGTCCAGGCAAAAAATTTGTTGCGTGGCGGCGCGTTGTACCGCGTTGTTCCGGCATTGCTTCGCGCCCAGGGGCTGCTGCGGGGCAAGGTCCCGTTCCCCGGGTTGTACGAGGAGATGTTCGAGGCCGCACGAGAAGAGATCGAAAGCATGATGCGGGAGACGACGCTGCGCACCGCACGCGCACTGCTGCGCGAAAAGGACACAGAGAACGCCACCCGATTGCTCAGCAACAGCCTTGCGGCCATGCCCGAGGACGAAGAGATTTCCGAGCTGCTTCAGCAAGGATTATCGGAGCAGGGAAAGCGAACCGAGGCCGAGCGGGTCAGGATGACGGCGGCGGAAATGGAGTAA
- the hflX gene encoding GTPase HflX produces the protein MVQNARERALLVGLAQGANSREQTLEHLNELELLVDTAGADTVLKVVQGLPRQDGAFFIGKGKAEELAEIVEEEGINLVVVDDDLSPMQARNLERVIKRKIVDRSGLILDIFAGRARSSEARTQVELAQLQYMLPRLTRQWTHLSKQYGGIGTKGPGETQIETDRRLIRTRISLLREKLEKIEQQRETQRKGRSEMFKIALVGYTNAGKSTLMRELSGADVHAEDRLFATLDTTVRQIEVANDRKALLSDTVGFIRKLPPHLVASFRSTLAEVREADLLLHVVDIASPSLMEQISVVESTLADIDASGIPTIMVFNKVDALPKGSEMLLEMNERYPDAVMISAMRGFNIVALRDKLAERIESSLVERIVRAPIAKWHALARLHDHADVLEKRYDNDFVYLHIRYSPKVLDHVEHYLALAQAATIQGIPAETEAG, from the coding sequence ATCGTCCAGAACGCCCGCGAACGCGCCCTGCTTGTGGGGCTTGCCCAAGGCGCGAACAGCCGCGAGCAGACGCTGGAACATTTGAACGAATTAGAACTGCTGGTTGACACCGCCGGCGCCGACACGGTGCTGAAAGTTGTGCAGGGATTGCCACGCCAGGATGGGGCGTTCTTTATCGGAAAAGGGAAGGCCGAGGAGTTGGCCGAAATTGTGGAGGAGGAGGGGATCAACCTTGTGGTGGTGGATGATGACCTTTCGCCGATGCAGGCGCGCAACCTTGAACGCGTCATCAAGCGGAAGATTGTGGACCGCTCGGGGCTAATCCTGGACATCTTTGCCGGGCGCGCACGCAGCAGCGAAGCACGCACCCAAGTGGAGCTTGCGCAGCTTCAGTATATGCTGCCACGCCTTACCCGCCAATGGACCCACTTGTCCAAACAGTACGGCGGAATTGGGACCAAAGGCCCGGGCGAAACCCAGATTGAAACCGACCGCCGATTGATCCGCACCCGAATCTCGCTCCTGCGGGAGAAGCTGGAGAAGATTGAGCAGCAGCGCGAAACCCAACGGAAAGGGCGAAGCGAGATGTTCAAGATTGCACTGGTGGGATACACCAACGCCGGGAAATCAACGCTGATGCGGGAGCTTTCCGGGGCCGATGTTCACGCCGAGGACCGCCTGTTCGCCACGCTGGACACCACCGTCCGCCAGATTGAAGTTGCCAACGACCGCAAAGCCTTGCTGAGCGATACCGTCGGGTTTATCCGCAAGCTGCCGCCCCACCTTGTGGCCAGCTTCCGCAGCACCCTTGCCGAGGTCCGCGAGGCCGACCTTCTGCTGCACGTTGTTGACATCGCCTCGCCATCGCTGATGGAGCAAATCTCGGTGGTGGAATCCACCCTTGCCGACATTGACGCGTCCGGAATCCCAACCATCATGGTCTTCAACAAAGTGGATGCCCTGCCGAAAGGGAGCGAGATGTTGTTGGAGATGAACGAGCGGTACCCCGACGCGGTGATGATCTCGGCCATGCGCGGCTTCAACATCGTGGCCCTGCGCGACAAGCTGGCCGAAAGGATTGAGTCGTCGTTGGTGGAGCGGATTGTGCGGGCCCCGATTGCGAAATGGCACGCCCTTGCCCGGCTGCACGACCACGCCGACGTGTTGGAAAAGCGGTACGATAACGACTTCGTCTATCTTCACATCCGCTACAGCCCGAAGGTTCTGGACCATGTTGAGCATTACTTGGCACTGGCCCAAGCCGCCACAATCCAGGGGATTCCGGCAGAGACGGAAGCGGGGTAA
- a CDS encoding YkgJ family cysteine cluster protein has translation MNNRSSIPPEISCRAGCGACCIAPSISSPIPGMPNGKPAGVRCVQLTADNRCKLFGLPSRPAVCVGLMPSPTMCGTNSDEAFNYLTQLEILTQPSPKESAG, from the coding sequence ATGAATAACCGCTCTTCCATCCCTCCCGAAATTTCCTGCCGCGCTGGCTGCGGGGCGTGCTGCATTGCCCCCTCCATCAGCTCGCCAATTCCGGGGATGCCGAACGGGAAGCCCGCCGGTGTCCGCTGCGTGCAGCTAACGGCCGACAACCGCTGCAAACTGTTCGGGCTGCCATCGCGGCCCGCGGTCTGCGTGGGGCTGATGCCGTCGCCAACGATGTGCGGCACCAACTCCGACGAAGCCTTCAACTACCTAACCCAACTGGAGATACTCACGCAGCCATCGCCCAAAGAATCTGCCGGCTGA
- a CDS encoding Fic family protein codes for MRFPAIPPNTEELFRTLGKAENSGERLMQIAMAQFGPAPNHQYRHWDTLRHLQPPEGFTLEEWWLGIRLARQSLSRTLPITDSHGNPFFFTMTDPGLHYLRLIDSQASGTIADWPALENERERERHIKRSLIEEAIQSSRFEGAVTTRKVAKEMIITQRKPRSRSEQMILNNYNAMQFIGEVKKARLTPDIILELQRILTHGTLDDPSAAGRFRRPDERVVMVDIQDNEELHIPPDAAEMESRIQQLCDVANQPDDLASGAPYIHPVVRSILLHFWLAYNHPFVDGNGRTARALFYWSMAHRGYWLCEYLTISSILTKAPAKYFRSFLYTETDNNDATYFVLAQLGVIEQALNVLRKQLEQKSRAQKKVTAALQQVNEASRLLNPRQIALLTHAMTHANSAYTIHTHMKAHSVTYLTARTDLLKLVESGLLEQRKTGKTLYFSLSPNAKQQLSQLQKKG; via the coding sequence ATGAGATTTCCAGCAATTCCGCCAAATACTGAGGAACTTTTCCGCACGCTCGGCAAAGCCGAAAACTCTGGAGAGCGGCTTATGCAGATTGCCATGGCCCAGTTTGGCCCCGCGCCCAACCACCAATATCGCCACTGGGACACCTTGCGCCATCTGCAGCCACCGGAAGGCTTCACCCTTGAAGAGTGGTGGCTGGGGATTCGCCTAGCACGCCAATCGTTAAGCCGCACGCTGCCGATCACCGACAGCCACGGCAACCCCTTTTTCTTCACCATGACCGACCCCGGGTTACACTACTTACGGCTCATTGACAGCCAAGCAAGCGGCACAATTGCCGACTGGCCAGCATTGGAGAACGAACGCGAGCGGGAACGCCACATTAAGCGGTCGTTGATTGAGGAGGCGATTCAATCCAGCCGATTTGAAGGGGCCGTGACAACCCGCAAAGTGGCAAAGGAGATGATCATAACCCAACGGAAGCCACGGAGCCGTTCGGAGCAGATGATCCTCAACAACTACAACGCCATGCAGTTCATTGGCGAAGTCAAGAAGGCAAGGTTGACACCAGACATCATTCTTGAGCTGCAACGGATACTCACCCACGGCACTCTTGATGACCCCTCCGCCGCAGGGCGTTTCCGGCGGCCCGATGAGCGGGTGGTTATGGTGGATATACAGGATAACGAAGAACTCCACATCCCCCCCGATGCTGCCGAGATGGAATCGCGCATCCAGCAGCTGTGCGACGTTGCGAACCAGCCGGATGATCTGGCATCGGGCGCGCCGTATATCCATCCTGTTGTCCGTTCCATTCTGCTCCATTTCTGGCTGGCCTACAACCACCCGTTTGTTGATGGCAACGGGCGAACGGCACGGGCATTGTTCTACTGGTCCATGGCGCACCGTGGCTATTGGCTGTGCGAGTATCTGACGATCTCCAGCATCCTTACTAAAGCACCAGCGAAGTACTTTCGGTCGTTCCTTTATACCGAGACCGACAACAACGACGCGACCTACTTCGTGCTGGCTCAGCTTGGCGTGATTGAGCAAGCCTTGAACGTGCTCCGCAAACAATTGGAGCAGAAATCACGCGCCCAGAAGAAGGTAACAGCAGCCTTGCAGCAAGTGAACGAAGCATCGCGGCTATTGAACCCACGCCAGATTGCATTGCTGACCCACGCCATGACCCACGCCAACTCCGCCTACACCATCCACACCCACATGAAGGCTCATTCCGTAACCTACTTGACCGCACGCACCGACCTTCTGAAACTGGTGGAGAGCGGATTGCTTGAACAGCGAAAAACTGGCAAGACCCTTTACTTCAGCCTATCCCCCAACGCCAAACAGCAGTTATCGCAATTGCAGAAAAAAGGGTGA
- a CDS encoding glycosyltransferase family 4 protein — protein sequence MSQPLVLHITNAPTPYRLPQYRAFQKELLKEGVRLHIHFLGGRSRQREWKFSDEDFAELSWSAGTADAMLQGGEHQLQQLRPAVVVLAWAMDAIALRLMLHCLRRKIPVIIYSGETHTSARRSYQWLRDLFRIPFYKLGQGFIAYGNDARQYFLDKGVPSQRVDVAINVVDTQFFVSRVDALRRGGQADQWRDRFRTESGEPFAVHLLFVGYLLGWKGIVEMAEALAALNRPDVALHVVGSGEDEAKLRQAIERNGLGGQVLMHGYQQKADLPIYYAMSDALLFPS from the coding sequence ATGTCTCAACCGCTCGTCCTGCATATCACCAACGCCCCAACCCCCTACCGCCTGCCGCAGTATCGTGCGTTCCAGAAGGAGTTGTTGAAGGAAGGAGTTCGGCTCCATATCCATTTTTTAGGAGGCCGAAGCCGCCAGCGCGAATGGAAGTTTAGCGATGAAGATTTTGCCGAGCTGTCGTGGTCCGCAGGAACGGCCGATGCAATGCTGCAAGGGGGGGAACACCAACTACAGCAGTTGCGCCCCGCAGTGGTAGTGCTTGCGTGGGCAATGGATGCCATTGCCTTGCGGCTGATGCTTCACTGCCTCCGCAGAAAAATCCCCGTGATTATCTACAGCGGCGAAACCCACACTTCGGCGCGGCGCAGTTATCAGTGGCTGCGGGATCTGTTCCGTATCCCGTTTTACAAGCTGGGGCAAGGGTTCATTGCCTACGGCAACGATGCACGCCAGTACTTCCTTGATAAAGGTGTCCCTTCCCAACGCGTTGATGTTGCAATCAACGTTGTGGACACGCAGTTTTTTGTTTCCCGCGTGGATGCGCTGCGGCGCGGCGGGCAGGCGGACCAGTGGCGGGATCGCTTCCGCACGGAATCGGGGGAGCCGTTTGCGGTTCATCTGCTGTTTGTTGGGTATCTGCTGGGGTGGAAGGGAATTGTGGAAATGGCCGAAGCGCTGGCCGCCCTGAATCGCCCCGATGTTGCCTTGCACGTTGTGGGGTCGGGGGAAGATGAAGCCAAGTTGCGCCAAGCCATCGAGCGGAACGGGCTGGGGGGGCAGGTGCTGATGCACGGCTATCAGCAGAAAGCCGATTTGCCGATCTACTACGCCATGTCCGACGCGCTTTTGTTCCCTTCCTGA
- a CDS encoding ATP-binding protein → MYARPLLQKLLSRLAEPRRYIQVLLGPRQVGKTTLARQAAQRLNVPTHFASADEPALKGEAWIAQQWEIARLLCHKAEGTTTPALLVIDELQKISGWSESVKRLWDEDSATGLPLNVLFLGSSPLLVQKGLTESLAGRFEVLRAPHWSFTEMQEAFGWNLQQFIYFGGYPGSASLVGDEERWRRYLLDSLIEPTIARDVLLTTRVDKPILLRRLFHLACQYSGQILSYQKMVGQLQDAGNTTTLAGYLDLLAGVGMVAGLQKYAGEHVRQRASSPKLHVFNTALMTALSPHSFAEALHNRQWWGRLTESAVGAHLLNTAQEQQGEVMYWRERNLEVDFVVQHGKTLLALEVKSGASAEKLSGIQAFNKQFGQQAGKVRMLLVGTGGMAVEQFLTMPTLLQS, encoded by the coding sequence ATGTACGCCCGACCACTGCTTCAGAAATTGCTTAGCCGCTTGGCCGAACCTCGGCGATATATCCAGGTGCTGCTGGGGCCGCGGCAAGTTGGGAAAACCACCCTTGCACGCCAGGCCGCCCAGCGTTTGAACGTCCCCACACACTTCGCAAGCGCCGACGAGCCCGCGTTAAAAGGGGAGGCCTGGATTGCCCAGCAATGGGAAATCGCGCGGCTGCTTTGCCACAAAGCTGAAGGAACCACAACCCCAGCGTTGTTGGTGATAGATGAGCTCCAAAAAATTTCAGGATGGTCCGAGTCGGTGAAGCGGCTGTGGGATGAGGATTCCGCAACCGGCCTTCCGCTGAACGTCCTGTTTTTAGGTTCCTCGCCATTGCTGGTGCAGAAAGGGCTAACCGAGAGCCTGGCGGGAAGGTTCGAGGTGCTGCGCGCCCCGCACTGGTCCTTCACCGAAATGCAGGAAGCGTTTGGATGGAACCTTCAGCAATTCATCTACTTCGGTGGATACCCGGGCAGCGCGTCGCTGGTTGGCGACGAGGAGCGTTGGCGGCGATACCTGCTGGACTCCTTGATTGAACCCACCATCGCCCGCGATGTGCTGCTGACAACCCGGGTGGATAAACCGATCCTTCTGCGGCGATTGTTCCACCTTGCTTGCCAATACTCTGGGCAGATACTCTCTTATCAAAAAATGGTGGGCCAGCTTCAGGATGCAGGGAACACCACAACGCTGGCCGGCTATCTTGATTTGCTGGCGGGCGTTGGCATGGTGGCTGGGCTTCAGAAATATGCCGGCGAGCACGTTCGGCAGCGTGCTTCAAGCCCCAAACTTCACGTTTTCAACACCGCGTTAATGACCGCCCTATCCCCCCACTCCTTCGCCGAAGCACTCCACAATCGCCAGTGGTGGGGGCGATTAACCGAGTCGGCAGTGGGCGCGCATTTGCTGAACACCGCCCAAGAACAGCAGGGTGAGGTGATGTACTGGCGAGAGCGAAATCTGGAAGTAGATTTTGTTGTTCAGCACGGCAAAACGCTTCTGGCATTGGAGGTGAAAAGCGGTGCTTCTGCCGAGAAGTTATCGGGGATACAGGCATTCAACAAACAGTTCGGGCAACAGGCAGGGAAGGTGCGAATGCTGCTGGTGGGAACCGGCGGAATGGCCGTCGAGCAATTCCTGACGATGCCAACCCTGCTCCAATCCTAA
- a CDS encoding glycosyltransferase gives MVEAAAAGLPIIATRFAGATADVVIDGVTGIIVDPNNIPEFSAALGRIVDSPQLRQRMGNAARQHAETELTPERSAEGYSAAVMKILQRRKTSD, from the coding sequence ATGGTGGAAGCCGCCGCCGCCGGATTGCCAATAATCGCAACCCGTTTTGCCGGCGCAACGGCCGATGTGGTGATAGATGGAGTTACGGGAATCATTGTGGACCCCAACAACATCCCGGAATTTTCCGCCGCGCTTGGCCGCATTGTTGATTCCCCCCAGCTACGCCAGCGCATGGGAAACGCCGCACGCCAACACGCCGAAACCGAACTAACCCCCGAACGAAGTGCCGAAGGCTACTCCGCCGCCGTGATGAAGATTCTGCAACGCCGCAAAACCAGCGATTAA